Proteins encoded by one window of Cucurbita pepo subsp. pepo cultivar mu-cu-16 chromosome LG14, ASM280686v2, whole genome shotgun sequence:
- the LOC111810821 gene encoding photosystem I reaction center subunit V, chloroplastic-like — MAAAAAAAASSSSAVITAPTFSAAARRQQPSPSALSFQGLRLLPTIKSSRKLTSSATRRSTVVKAALEPSVVISLSTGLSLFLGRFVFFKFQRENVSKQVPEQNGVTHFEAGDVRAKEYVSLLKSNDPVGFNIVDVLAWGSIGHIVAYYILATSSNGYDPKFF, encoded by the coding sequence AtggccgccgccgccgccgccgccgcctcctcctcctctgccGTCATCACCGCCCCAACCTTCTCCGCTGCTGCCAGGAGGCAGCAGCCAAGCCCCTCCGCCCTATCATTCCAAGGCCTCCGCCTACTCCCAACCATCAAATCTAGCCGCAAGCTCACCAGCTCTGCCACGCGGAGATCCACGGTGGTGAAGGCAGCGCTGGAGCCATCTGTTGTGATAAGCCTAAGCACAGGGCTGTCCCTGTTCTTGGGGAGGTTcgtgttcttcaaatttcagaGGGAGAATGTGAGCAAGCAAGTGCCGGAGCAGAATGGAGTGACCCATTTTGAGGCAGGCGATGTGAGGGCTAAGGAATATGTTAGCCTCTTGAAATCTAATGACCCTGTTGGGTTTAATATTGTTGATGTTCTTGCTTGGGGCTCTATTGGCCATATTGTTGCTTATTATATCTTGGCTACCTCTAGCAATGGCTATGATCCTAAGTTCTTCTAG